A stretch of Triticum aestivum cultivar Chinese Spring chromosome 1D, IWGSC CS RefSeq v2.1, whole genome shotgun sequence DNA encodes these proteins:
- the LOC123180159 gene encoding uncharacterized protein, whose translation MDLHKKLTAVSLTDDLVVDILSRLTYKSFCRCKCAYKAWSAFSSDPDYREKLPKKVTTGLLYQGHNKSAIPLVSLCPDDGEIDGILADVPHYEHLEFLDCCNGLVLCKYRSSYTSTNVCRFVVCNPATREWRILPDTHPGTDDPRYVTILAFDPSWSPQFYIFNFHLKRVHGLILGTSKLEIFQSESSTWLEDDTLDRDINISGRTHLFVNGMLYVSVGYEVLVFEGLEAMSDGIPPYHQTISLPPEASYLSTFTNGCFGKSSGILHYALPHENGRSIVVWTLDDFGHHSWTWTKMCHLSMTDAFGKDEFVHYDDGGDGGEDKWFWNCDYRIADLDLERGFVFLHDQKANKLLSYNISAGKLNEIQDAFGWDLYYVYVPCYSGLPAQETSVQ comes from the coding sequence ATGGACCTTCACAAGAAACTCACTGCTGTTAGTTTAACTGATGATCTAGTGGTTGATATCCTCTCCCGGCTGACGTACAAGTCATTTTGCCGCTGCAAGTGTGCCTATAAGGCCTGGTCTGCCTTTTCCTCTGACCCAGACTACCGCGAGAAGCTGCCCAAAAAAGTAACCACTGGACTTCTGTACCAAGGTCACAATAAGTCTGCTATCCCGCTTGTAAGCCTGTGCCCAGATGATGGGGAAATAGACGGAATTCTTGCTGATGTGCCACACTATGAGCATTTAGAATTCCTCGACTGCTGCAATGGTTTAGTCCTTTGTAAGTATAGGAGCAGCTATACTTCTACAAACGTTTGCCGCTTCGTTGTGTGCAACCCAGCAACACGAGAGTGGAGGATACTTCCTGATACACATCCTGGGACAGATGACCCTCGTTATGTAACTATTTTGGCGTTTGATCCATCATGGTCACCGCAGTTCTATATCTTCAATTTTCATCTGAAACGTGTCCATGGTTTGATACTTGGTACCAGCAAACTTGAGATATTCCAGTCTGAAAGTTCGACATGGCTCGAGGATGATACCTTGGACCGAGATATAAATATTTCGGGGCGAACGCACTTATTTGTTAATGGAATGTTGTATGTGTCTGTTGGGTATGAAGTTTTGGTGTTTGAAGGCCTGGAGGCAATGAGTGATGGCATACCGCCCTATCATCAGACCATAAGTTTGCCGCCTGAAGCTTCATACCTGAGCACTTTTACCAATGGTTGCTTTGGCAAATCTTCAGGGATCTTACACTATGCATTGCCACATGAGAATGGTCGCTCAATTGTTGTGTGGACATTGGATGATTTTGGTCATCATTCATGGACTTGGACTAAGATGTGTCATCTTAGCATGACCGATGCGTTTGGAAAGGATGAGTTTGTTCACTATGACGATGGTGGCGATGGTGGTGAGGATAAATGGTTTTGGAACTGCGATTATCGGATTGCCGACCTCGACTTGGAGAGAGGTTTTGTTTTCCTCCATGACCAGAAGGCAAATAAGCTTCTTTCATACAATATCAGCGCGGGGAAACTCAACGAGATACAAGACGCCTTTGGGTGGGATCTATACTATGTCTACGTACCATGCTACTCAGGGCTTCCAGCCCAAGAAACTTCGGTTCAGTGA